CTATATTAAAAGCGTTAAAAGCAACTATCTTTGCGCTATCAATGTCATTATTCTGCACAAGAGGCAAGGCTTTTAGGTACAATTTATTAAAAGCACTTTTTTCTGTATTTTTTTGACTAAAAGTCACTACGGTTGCATTCAACAGCAACAGCAAGGTTAAAGTTATGATTCTCATTTTTTTCTCTAAGCTTCGTATAATATAATTTAGATTGACTATTCCTTTGATCACTTTTATATCTTTGGATAGTGTACTAATTACCCAAATAATAACTTATAAATTTCAATATTATGTTTAGGTTCAAAAATAAGTCATTTTTTATCAACAACAATCATTTGAGCAAAAATCAAATGAAAAACATAAAAGGTGGCAACTGTTGTGAAAATGGTGGCACGCCGCCACCACCACCAGCTGCTGCCAGAAGTACTACTCCGTTAGTAGCAAATCTAAAACCTCGTAAAAAAAGTTAAATTAAAACACCCCTTACGTACGATGCTTTTGACACCAAAAAATGACCTTTTAACTAACAAATTCATAAGCCACTGAAAATAAGCATACAATGAATTTGTTAGTTGCTTATAGGGTGTACCTAGAACCTTACACCTAGTCCCTAGCACCTTGTAAGGACATCCACTTCTTAAACATCGAAGAGTTTTTTAAAAGCGCATTTGAGGCATTGCAATAAACAAACGGTGTTATTGTAGGGATACCTTTGTGGTTGCCCAGCCTAAAATGTATCGATAAAACGATCGTTAGATAGACCTGGGCTATCGACTTAAGCATTAAAAAAGACAAACGGGTGCGCCATCTGCGACAAGCTAAAGCTAATGACTAACAGCTAAAGGCTTTAAATACTTGTTTTTTCTTTTGTAGCCTTGTATTTTCCCTTTCGTTTAAAATTGAAGATGGATGAGCGATTTTGACCAAATACTACAGAACTATGTGCGTCAGATTCTCAAAATTCAGCAAGAACGTGCCGAAGCTCCTTTGCAAACCGAAGAGTTGAAACGTATTGCCGAAAATCTGGGGTTGAGTGAAAACGACTGGCAACATATACAAAGCACGTTTGATGCTTCGCTTGCCCGTGGTAAAAGTTTTGTGCAATACAAAAGCTGGGACAATGCCATAAAAGAGCTACAGCTTGCCGTAAAAATTAACCCCGCTCACGCCGATGCGCTTTACCACCTGGCAGTGGCATATTGGCAACGCAACCGCAAGAAGGGCAAAAAAACTGACATGAAACAGGCCGAAGCGTATGCACGTCGTTGTGTGCAGGCAGACTATGCCCATGATGCCGCCCTGCGTTTGATTAGTCGGCTCGAAAAACAAAAAACACCCAAAACCAGCAAGCAAAGCATACTATTGGTTGCCTTGGTATTGCTTACTACCCTGGGGGTGTCGGGGTATATTATATGGGACATGAGCCGCGATAAGATGCCCATAAATAAATTGCCTGTGCATGCTACACCACCTCCCCCCAAGCCCAAAAACACCGAACCTGTGATTGTAAAAAAAACAGATAACCGCAATGTGATTGATTTGCCTGTGGTGTTGCACAATGGCAATGACAATGCCACTGGGTTGGCGCTCGACCTGGAGAGCTCGTTGTATCGCCGGGGGGATTATGAAATGTTGTATCAGCTCAGGGGGAGCATTCAAAGCAAAGTGTTTGAGGTGTCGCAGCTTACCCTGCGGCTAAAGCTGGTTGACCGAAACGGAGAGGTGAAGTTTGAAAAAGACTTTGAGGTGTTAAACGCAGACAAAGATGTGCCTATACGCCCCAACGATTATATTCCTTTTGCTAAGATATTCAGACAACAAACCTTTCCCCCTCATTTTAAAGATGCCTTGCTAAGTGTAGTGAAAATTTCTAAAACATCGCCGGAAGGCAAATATGAACCTGCCAAACTGGTGCCCCTGCAGTGGGAACAGTCGCCTCCGGTGGGCATCAATATAGAGGTAAGGCAACGCGAAGAAACTATGATACCCAACAGCGACAAGTTTTCGCATGATTTTATACTTGAGGTGAAAAACACAGGAACGCTTACCATTAAAAGTTTAAAAGTAGATGTGCGTTGGTTTAACGACAAAGACAAGTTGGCGCACAACGAAGAAATGACCTTGGTAGCGCCTGGCAACGCCATGTTGAAACCACAGCAAACGCGCTTGAAAAAGGGGGAGTTTATGGTAGGGCTCAAAAAAGCCAACTACAAAGATTTTGACTTGATTATACTGGAAATAAAGTAGGGAATTACGAATAATTCAAATTATTTTAGTGTGGCTAAACTACTCCCTGCTCATTGTGCAGTTTAACCACACCTATATATGCTACCTTACAGTAGCAAGCTTAAGGTCTTGAAAGTAATCCCTTATTTCTTGCGAATGAGGATAAGCTACGCCTATGCAACCCCCAAAATCGGGGTGGGTTTTGGCTGCCATCAGTTGATCTATTACCTCTTGGTTCCATTGTATGGTGTGGTTGGGTTGTATTTTGCCTACCTTAAGAGTAAGGTTTACCGGGCACACATATACGTCGGGGTATACCACCCCAAACAAATACTCACCGGCTACACAATTGCCTACCTCTGCCGGAAACCCCATTACTTCTACCCCCCAGTTGCCAAAGTCTTCGCTTACGCTTAATTGCACATTACCTTCGTATTCGTCATACACTTTTTTCATGAGTTGATAGCAAGCAATGGTATCTTCTTTGGTGAGGCGTAAATGCTCATAAATGCCTTGTTTATCGGCAAACCTATTCAAACGTATTACATCTGCCTCTAGTGCTTCACAATGGGCAAAGTAGCTTTTAAGGTGTTGCTCGGTCATGTTGGCGCGGCTAATCGTAAAAGTGAGAATTACCTTAAACTTCCAGTGGCGTTTTGCCGAAAATTCTTTAATACGTGCTGTAGCTTTTTTTACGACCGAGGGTTGGGTCAGTCCCTTAAAATCTTTGGATTTATCTTCAGTACCATGGCTAGTCATAATAATGGTTTTTACATTATTGTCTATGCACAAATCCAGCAACTCTTCGTAGTTGTCTTGCAGCAAAGGTCTGCCGCTCGACCAGGCAGCATTGCCCATGTACCAGTCATCGTTGTCTTTAAAAATGTTTGATCTTAGGTATTTGCCGTTTTCGGCAAAGCTATCAGATACTATAGGAACCACCTTAAACCCATGGTGTTCAAGTCCTTTGATAATGACTTCGGCTTCTTCTGGTGTTTGTTTAAAATGGTTGAGGTGTGGTTTGTCGAGCCAACAAAACTCACACTTTGCTTTGCAGGTGTTTTTGCCAATGCGGGTATCTACAAAATATTGTAATTCAATTTTCGAGTGGTCTAAATGATCATCAAAAATAATAGGAAGCTTACTCATGCTAAAATTAATAAGTGATTAAGTATATGTACAAATTGCTCTAGTGCCGCTTGGGGGGTGTCATACGCAGGCGATAGCCTGGTATAGCCGTGCCAGTGTGCATAGGCAATGTCGTGTTGATCTAAAAATTGTTCGATGGTAGCAGTAGGTATTTCGGGGTGCTTGAACGATAAAATACCAGCTGTTTGTGTTTTTTCTGGTGGTTGTTGACCTGTATACATGGTACAGCCAGCGTTGCGCAAAGCGCCAAACAAAAAGCTAATGTCAGCATAAGCTTTTGCCTCAATTTTTTGGGTAGACACCTGGTTCAGGTGTTTGATAGCGGCATGTACGCCTGCAATAGAAGATATATTGAGCGAACTATACTCAAACCGGGCTGCTCCAGGTTTAAAGTCAAAAGGCAGTGTGGCAGGGTCAGACTCTGACTGTTGCATAGCGCCTGCCCCCACATATGCTGGTTTGAGCTGAGGCATCAGCTCTTCAGAGCAATACAAAAAACCAGCCCCTACCGGACCTCTGAGCCATTTCCAGCTGCAGGTAGTCAATGCCGATACTTTGGCTTTTTTTACATCGATATTTAGTAAGCCGGCACTTTGGGCAGCATCTACAAAAAACAATATGCCTTGTTGGGCGCATAACTCACCTATAGCGTTGATGTCTGCTCTAAACCCTGACAAGTACCCTACATGACTAAGCGCGACCAAGCGGGTTTTAGGGGTGATTGCTTTTGCAATATCCTCTACAGTATACTTGCCCTGTTGAGTAGGTATGCGTACAATCTCTACTCCTTGTGCTACCAGGTTTAGCCAGGGGTAAACATTGGAAGGAAACTCATTATCGGGAATTAAAATACAGTCGCCCTTACGCCATTGTATGCCTTGCGCTACAATGTTTACACCGTGTGTGGTGTTGTCAGTAATGGCGGTTTCGTGAGGGTGGCAGCCAAGCAAGGTGGCTACCTGATGGCGCAATGAAGGGATGAGCCTGGCGGCCTCTTGTTTGATGCCTGCTTTACCTTGGTATTGCTGGGCCATGATGGTGGTTTGCATGGCGTGGGCTGCCTGGGGCAATAGCCTGGATACGCCAGCAGTGTCTAGGTAGACTTTATGGATGAAGCTATTCATTGTATTGGGTTAATATAATGGGTATTTTAAGCAGAAATTAATGACTTTATGTGATGAAAAAACAACGCTTTGTTTTTGTGTAGCCACTTCTGGGTAAGCGGATGTTATAAGTTTTGTAATGAGATAAAGGGTAATCATTTAAAGTATTTCTATCAAAAGTAATATTTATTCTCTATTTAAATATTTTGGTGTAGGGCGGCTGGTTGGAGCGAGCGCTGCACCAATTATTTTTTTTGGTGTAATGTTATTTAAAAATGTGTATTTTAAGTCTTTTTGTCTCGCAAAGTAATAGATAAATAATTAATAGTACTACCTATGCAATGATAAAAAACAGAATAAATAACATACAATAATTAAAAAATCATAATTATTTAAGTAAACAATGGTATTTAGCCCAACAAAAATAATTAGAATGCGTGTGTACAACTATTGACCTCTATTATCTTTATTCAGTTAATTATGCAACATTTACCTACCCACTTAAGCCCAATTAAAATGATATAAGATCCGGACAGCAAGAGGTTTACTGTGCATTTTATGCCTCATTTTCTGTGTTTTAACCAGAAAAAATTACAGAAAAAAACAACAAAAAATCATTCACCAAAATTTTTATCATGATGTTACAAGAATTATTTAACTCAGATTTTTGCACAATAAGTTTTAATAAATCTCAGCAAAATATTCAGATCGCCTGGCAAACCCCACCTGTAGCTATAGAAAATCAGGATTTTAAAGACTCGCTCTCGCAACTTGTCTTGGTTATTGAAGCCTATCAACCTGTAAGTTTAATTATTAATGCTGAATACTTTAATTTTACAATAGAGCCTGAGCTTCAGGAGTGGTACCAACAAAATATTATCACAAAGTATTTAGAGGCAAACATTAAAAAAATCGGAATTATTAAGCCACAAGATTTTGTGACGGGCTTATCTATGGAACAGATGTTCAAGGCGGTGGTGTCGTCTGGTAAAATCAGTCTGAGTTTTTTTAATGATATAGATGCTGTCAATGACTGGCTCAATGAGCAAGAAATTGCTGCCTAACAATTGCTTGTCAATTGGTATTTTGAGGGCAAAGTACACCAATAAAAATATTTAATGACCTTTGGTAGTTTGAATACGATCAAAGGTTTTTTTGTGGGCTAAATTCTAATAATTGCAAAAAAATATTAAATGTAACTACTTGTTTATGAGTTGGTTATATTTTTTTCTGAAAGTGTGAGTAGTTTAAAGTAAGAATAGAGTGTCAAAACTGAAATAAATTATTATATTTGCATATATAATAAAAATGATAGCAATATGAATATACTTAATTTTTCACAGTTTGCGTGGGCATATACATTTTGCCAAAATATGCAATTAAAGCTCAAGGAAAGGCTTCAGTCTGACTTAGATATCAAACTTGTTATGAATCAGGTAGGTAAAAAATCTATCACAAGCATTATCATTCATAATAAAAGTGTAATCAAAAATAATAATAAAACTACTAAATTTAAGATTATATTAGACATTGTCCCTGAGCACATGTCATGGGCAGAGGTGTATCAAAGGTGGCTACAACTTTATCAGAACAAAGAGTTGAGCGAGTATTATGTATATGCACCTCATAGCAATGAGTTTTTTGCCTGGCAACGTTTTCAGCATCAACTGGTACCTTTGCCCAAGCAACCTCGTTATGCCAGTGCTTTCCTGCGTATTCGTTTTGAGCATTACGCCGATACACTGGAGGTTTTTACAACTGATCAGCAGCCTTTTTTAAATTTTAAAGAGCAAGCCATTGCCATAGAGGAAGCACAAGACAAGGCCAGGGCGTACCAAGCCGCTTTGAGAGAGAAACAGTTATTGCTGGAGCAGGCTTACCAAAGGCTAGATATGCTTGAGAGGCGTTACCAAACAAGCAAACAGTACCAACATAAGTATGCTA
This is a stretch of genomic DNA from Microscilla marina ATCC 23134. It encodes these proteins:
- a CDS encoding aminotransferase class V-fold PLP-dependent enzyme translates to MNSFIHKVYLDTAGVSRLLPQAAHAMQTTIMAQQYQGKAGIKQEAARLIPSLRHQVATLLGCHPHETAITDNTTHGVNIVAQGIQWRKGDCILIPDNEFPSNVYPWLNLVAQGVEIVRIPTQQGKYTVEDIAKAITPKTRLVALSHVGYLSGFRADINAIGELCAQQGILFFVDAAQSAGLLNIDVKKAKVSALTTCSWKWLRGPVGAGFLYCSEELMPQLKPAYVGAGAMQQSESDPATLPFDFKPGAARFEYSSLNISSIAGVHAAIKHLNQVSTQKIEAKAYADISFLFGALRNAGCTMYTGQQPPEKTQTAGILSFKHPEIPTATIEQFLDQHDIAYAHWHGYTRLSPAYDTPQAALEQFVHILNHLLILA
- a CDS encoding tetratricopeptide repeat protein, which produces MSDFDQILQNYVRQILKIQQERAEAPLQTEELKRIAENLGLSENDWQHIQSTFDASLARGKSFVQYKSWDNAIKELQLAVKINPAHADALYHLAVAYWQRNRKKGKKTDMKQAEAYARRCVQADYAHDAALRLISRLEKQKTPKTSKQSILLVALVLLTTLGVSGYIIWDMSRDKMPINKLPVHATPPPPKPKNTEPVIVKKTDNRNVIDLPVVLHNGNDNATGLALDLESSLYRRGDYEMLYQLRGSIQSKVFEVSQLTLRLKLVDRNGEVKFEKDFEVLNADKDVPIRPNDYIPFAKIFRQQTFPPHFKDALLSVVKISKTSPEGKYEPAKLVPLQWEQSPPVGINIEVRQREETMIPNSDKFSHDFILEVKNTGTLTIKSLKVDVRWFNDKDKLAHNEEMTLVAPGNAMLKPQQTRLKKGEFMVGLKKANYKDFDLIILEIK
- a CDS encoding TIGR04149 family rSAM-modified RiPP; translation: MFRFKNKSFFINNNHLSKNQMKNIKGGNCCENGGTPPPPPAAARSTTPLVANLKPRKKS